ACCCGTTGCAGACAGAGAGGACGATTATGAGGATCAGCGCGACGATAATCGCCAAAACAATCAGCTTGATCTTCATGTTTTGCAGCCACATTTTCCTCCTGATTTGCGTTCCGGTGGTTCTGAAGTCCTGGGCCTGATTAAAATCCAGCAACGAATAGATATATGTGACGATCTTTGTACGAAGAATCAGTAGCATAAAAAAATGCAGCTCGAACAGTAGATGAAGAATAGGGGTGTTTTGCAAATTTGGGAAAACCGGGAATTCTATAACTATGAATTTTTAGGTAATGAAAATATCGAAGAGGCAAAGAAACGGAATTCTATAACTAGGAGTGTCTGgaatatatgaattttaatgGAAATGAAAATATCAAAGAGGCAAAGAAACACATACAGATATATACCTGATGATGAAGATTTTCAGTCTTATCCACCAGAAGCTCGATCTTCTCACCACGATCTAGAACCTGCATTAGATAATTTTATGAGATTGAATCCTACTTTGACAGATACAGCCATTGTTTAAACAAATATACACACGAATATTTAAACGTAGGAAAACTAGAAAACAAATATGGCAGGCTGATAGTCATACTAATAGCTATAAATAAAGTAATCAGTCAACCGGAAAGCTGTCAAAATAATACGGAAAATATGGCATATATATTATCTTGCTTTCAGCATGGAGTCGAATGTAGTAGATCTAACAAACCGACCAAAAGTAattaaatgaacataaaacacaTCGAATTTTCAGTTTCCTGAGCATAGTTAACAACATGGAATGATGGAAGTCATTGCACAAGATCGAAAAGTGGCGTCTATACCTTCTCAATGTTTTCCATCATAACACCTTTCACTTCTGAAACCTGAGCCTTGACCTTTGCAAATTTGCTAATCTCCTCGGGGTGCTCGCTGCAGTATAGCATTTGTTCCTTCAACTTCGGTCTGCAATACATGTTTTCCAAAATAACTATTTATATAGACATATTCAAATATTCAATGGAAAACATATACTATCACTAGAAATTTATGCACCCAAATTCTTTGTTAAGGCCATTCGCAGGAGCTGTCGCAGCCTTCCCACCACCGTATTTTGCTACGAAGTCATCCTTTATGCGTTCTAGAAAAGCCATCGGAAGCTGCCTTCCAGCCGACTCTTCAGCAACAACACAGTATGCTGCACAGAAAGTAGAAACTACCATTTTAGAGCTCCAATTCAACCTTATTGCTTAATAACTCACTTGTTTCTACCAACACAAGTCAGGTGCCAATTTAGCTTTAATATCAAAATACGAAAACACGAAAACGAAAAGATGACTCGTTATGAATACTTCAATTTCAATCACTTCGGCAAAGGTAGAGCTGTATTAGATTAGTCTTTCGCATCAATTTCATGAATCAGTTAAAGGAATTAGCATAAATCACCACGAATCATCAGTCGTTCACACAGATAACCATACGTTTACCTCAAATTACAATAAAACGCAGAAATCGGTGATGAATCGACACCTAACAAATCAACACGATCATAAAACTAAACAATTGCGAATTCGCGACCTAATCGAGCAAATAGCAAATAAAATCAAGCATCTtccgattaaaaaaaaaacgataAACCGCACCAAAGCAATCAACTAAGCTGAACAACAGCGACGAGTATCGAACTTACTGAATCCGTCGTGAACGAGGTAATTGAAGGTGTGATTATCGCAGTTGTAGGTGAACTTGTTGTTGGAGGCAGGAAGCTTCTGGAGGCACTGATAGGCTATGGAATTGAAGTTGCCGCTGAACTCCGTGTACTCCGCCAGCACCACCGGCGGCGTTCCGCGCGCCACCAGCGCGTAAATCAGCGTCTTCCGGCTGTTTTGCCCCATTTTCAACGGCCTAATTCGATTTGCACCGCTGCGTTAGGGTTCTTCACTTCTTCTTCTCAACCGTATAAATTCCTTCTTAATCTCGAAATGAATAATCACTTTAGTTGAATTTTAAGAAAGAGaaacacctctctctctctctctctctaccgcTTTCCTtagattttatattttgaaaagcAATTAAATCTGCTTAAATAATCTTTAATAAATCTGAAATTGGAAAATATGCTGATAAAGCAATATCAAGATGTGATTAcatttgtaatattagagtATAAAAATTCACTAAATTTTTTAAACAGAAAAATTGTGAACAATTCcagaatttataatttttctgaTGATTTTTGCATGCCAGTATTTTTATCTAACTACGCTTTTCCTGAAATTTACTTGgattaaaaatattcattttgacTTTTAAGTCATTGGTTGCTTATTTAAATTTTCGATTACTTATAAATAGAAATTTAGATTAATTATTGTCATTTTCAATAAATGTGATCGAGATTGAAAATGAGTTGCACGGCGCCGTATGATTCACATCAACTTAACGTTTCTTTCACTAATTAActccaaatatttattttattttttgaataaaaactaaatatttcatttattacTATGTTTATATGCACTCGTAATAAGCGTTGCTAAATTATGAAGCATGCACTCTAACAACATGCGCTTTTAacattgtttttaatttttaattaattgaatttatagTTATCAGTAATCAATCTACCTTTGATGAAAGCGGATTGATTTTCAGAAACTACTTCGGGGAGTAATCTCTTAAGGCGGTTCGCAAGAACTTTTGCAATAATCTTATATAAGACATTGCATAGTGATATAGGTCTCAGGTCTTTAACTGTGGTTGAGTTGTCAACTTTGGGAACGAGCACAACAATTGTATCTGTAAGCGATGGTGGAAACTGTCCATTGGCTAGCCAAGAAGACCTTGCAGCAAGGACCTCATCACCTATCAAATGTCAAATTTTTTGATAGAAAGCAAGATTAAGACCATAAGGACCTGGTGCTTTATCGGGATGCATAGAAAACACAACTTTTCGAAATTCCTCATATGTAAGCGGAGCAAGTAATTCAACATTATCATTAGAATAAACTCGTGGATTAGCTAAAGACGTAACGGGCTCAAAATCTGTAACTTCAGCAGCATATAATCgctgaaaaataattattaataatagaATGGATACCATCTTTATGGATACCATCTTTGCTGCGGATTGTCACACCTGAGTCATTTTGCAGCTCTGTAATAGTGTTTCGTCGTTTGCGATTATTTGCTGCAAGATGAAAATATTTTGTATTCGCATCTCCTTCTTGAAGCCAAAATTCGTTAGCTCTTTGTTTCCCACTGAATTCTTTCCATGTCAAGGATTGTATTCAACTCAGCTCGTAAGTTAGTGCGTTCATATGTGTTGTTGTTTCGACAAACTTCGCGTCtgatttttaaatgttttttcttGATGTTGAGTTCCTTGTTCAGGTTGCGTCCCCACTTCTGTAAGGCATTACCCATATGTTGAATTTTGTGAGTAAGTCCGTGATTTGCCTGCTTCCACAGTGATTCAACCAATTGTCGAAACTCAGGTTGTTTAAACCAACTATTCTCAGAACGAAAACGCCTCACGTGCCATTGTATTGCAACAATATCAGTGGATAGTATAATTGGTGAATGATCAGAAACTGAAGAAACCCTTGTTTTGATGATTGCATTTTCAAATTTCTCAAACCATTTAGTGTTAGCTACCGCTCTATCGAGTTTCTCACGAACCCAATTAGGTGATCCTCTACTCCTCTCCCATGTATAAGAGTACCCAAGCCATTCTATTTCATGTAAATCACAGTGCTGGAGGGCAGAACGAAATCCATTGAGTAAGTAGGTTGGGTGATCATTACCACCGATCTTCTCTGAACTACAAGCAAGATCATTAAAATCTCCGATTACTAGCCAATGTAAATATTACTCTTATACACATAACTTTGTACACTTGGGACTATCAACTTAAGATAGTCAAGACTTTATCTTTCACTTGTTTGGGTCAATGAAGCATTTTTTTAACTAGAAATTGAATTTTTCTATTGACATAATCTAGTACTCCTCTCTAATCATATACTCATTTTAtcctactaaaaataaaatgtttttcttttttaaacatgaaacattttctaaaataaaaataacgtcatctctactttttcttctatcTTACCTTACTCTATTTATTAACTCACAGAACAACATTATAtaccctccgtccacaaaaaaatagaacacatttgccatttttaattgtccacgaaaaatagagcatatttaaaatgttggcattcaatacgcacaagactttcacacactcaggtgaatcacacctacactcacagttgtatgataactcacaatgcagaagaacacacactcacacttagagtatcgaagatggtaatcttggagagaaaacttgaaaactctttattgattttcactactaactacgtacatggttttgagctatttaaagctctacaatcaagtagcaactgctactaactaactacaagaagaatcaagaaagcaagaagaataactgctacatctcggctaactaactgctgcaccaacggctagtttctctaggccgaacttccttctcggttcaagaccgaactgttgcttcttctttttcggctcaagacgaactctattcttgactcaagaccgaactttcttttcggctcacaaccgagcactctcttcggctcacaaccgagctcccttctcggttcacaaaccgaactcctttctcggtacacaaaccgaactcctttgcttctcggctcaagaccaactgtcttctcggctcaaagccgaactcaaagccgagctcaaagccgagcttccttcttcttctcttcttcttccaactgaaatgagcactccattattacaattctccacctgagggctcatctcagttctcgcacaaacattgatcaacttcttgcaatgatcaaacttgtctctacttagagatttagttagcatatctgccggattgtgcaaggtgttaatcttaaccaccttcacccttcccctttcaatctcatctctaataaagtgcaactttatgtctatatgcttgctcctttcatggaaacccggatgtttagccaagcatatagctgagctgctgtcacaatgaatcaccattgtttcttggtcaaaaccaaaatcagaaattactccctggatccaaaagctctcctgtacagctgcagtgagagctatatactctgattctgtagttgagagagcaactacactctgcagacctgatttccaactgatcacagttccaaacatggtgaacaaataacctgtttgagactttctggtgtccagatttgcagcatagtctgcatcacaatacccctgcacaacctcctcagatccaccttcccagccattgaacacaatcccccagtccttagttgacttcatgtacctcaatatccatttaagagcattccaatgctccttccccgggtctgccatgtatctgctagtcactgagatagcatgagcaagatctggtcttgtacaaatcatagtgtacatgatactcccaacaacactagcataagggatagcctccatctcatcagcctcttgcttagttttaggagcttgttcctttgataatctgaaactctgggacaagggtgttgaggcaggtttagcattctccattctgaatctctgcataactttgtcaatataatcagtttgcagcatccacagcttcttgcagcctctatctctctgaatatgtatgcctaggatcttccttgactctcctagatccttcatttcaaagctcgacttcagatcttgtttaactttctgaatttctgtcatagaagggcctgcaagtagcatatcatccacatagagtaataggtaggcaatgggagtcctgcctgccttcttgatgtaaatacaatcatcatattctgacttggagaagccaatcttcttcatctgtgcatcaaacttcttattccactgtctaggactttgcttaagtccataaagacttttctgtagcaggcacaccttgccttcttctccagtcttcacatagccctctggctgttccataaagatagtctcctctagatccccattgaggaaggctgtcttcacatcaagctgttgtagctcccagtctagctggttcacaactgccaacaagatcctaatcgaagtgtgcttaacaactggagcaaatacttcattgaaatcaattccttcttgctgtgtgaagcccctagccaccagccttgccttgaatctgattctatctttatcagtggtctcaatctttttcttaaacaaccacttacaactgatcagcctcctttcttttccatctgtagtcagtctggatttatccaccaaaatccatgttttgttcttgagtaaagattccatttcctcattcatggcttcaatccacctttctctgtctttactcttcatggcttctttatatgtgagaggatctgcaatatcaatgccctcagcagcacaaagtgcatagtagaccacatcagaaaacctttcaggtggtcttgtatttcttctgcctctatctcttgctatctggtactctctggcagaatctgctgtaggctcatcaatttttctacctcgagctagagcaccatcatcctctggttcagactcactttctgagtcagaggctccacctgctccttggcaaagtcccactggctccaccttgaggaaatcactctcaacttcattggagtccagcttcctttttaagtatggcatctgatcctccaagaacacaacatccctactcaccaccaccttctgcctaccaggctcaatgcaccagagcctataccccttaacacccctctgataccccagcaatatgcattttagagccctagcctcaagcttactttgactagcatgagcataggctgcacacccaaacaccttgtattttgagtagtcactatgggctccataccacatgtaatcaggagtctcagacttaagggcagtagatggacacttatttatgagataggctgctgtatacacagcctctccccaaaatctgttgctcagaccagaactgagtaacaagcaccttactctctctaggatagtcctattcatcctctccacaacaccattttgctgggggttaccaggaacagtgcggtgcctcttcatacccttctctttgcaaaacagatcaaactcagtagacaagaattccaagccattgtcagttcttaggcatttaacactccttcccttctctagctccacctctttacaccatatcttgaattttgtgaatgtctctgatttttctttcagtatatacacccacagtttcctagtgtagtcatcaataatagcaaggtagtatttcccaccaccaattgagcttacaggtgaagggccccagagatcactatgtatgtagtctaatggggctgtagaagagtgaatacctgtaggatagggtgccttctttgcttttccaagtatacactgctcacagggtccatcttgttgaaatctccagagatcaggcccttcttgatgagttctttcaagcttccttctgctggatggcccaatctcttgtgccatagcattatggaatcatctgacactgcattgctttctccatcaacagccttagccttcagataatagagagtgtgctctctgtcagcctccatcatcactgcattcccagatttcacaagcatctttccctgactcatcaatatggtgaaccctttctcctccagcattcccaatgagatgagatttcttttcacttccggaatatacctcaccccagttaggatctttatagagccatcttgcaaacttagcttcactttcctatccctttgatctgacacacatggttatttccaagaactacagtccctgatgcttcctgaagatcatgaaaccaagatttgttggggcacatatggaagctgcaccctgagtccattatccacctgtgactgatcccattatcacttacattcatgagttgagcagggggatcagtactctctacacaatcagaagtgttgtggccctcagaggctagttttctcttccaggcatggcagtccttcttcaagtgccctggtttcttgcaccaaaaacatgctctggtttccttctgagcatcagaacttgagggtttagagccctcaaactttttcttgaagttctgctttttgaacttcttcacattcaaggcctctgcagcttgaacattggagcttgcagagcttctgctggtagtcttctggagttccttagccatcaaggccgagtagacttctgcataggtgataggcttatctctgccatagataattgcatcactcaactggtcatacgagctaggcaaggcattcaatgtaagaatggccttgtcttcatctgaaattttaacatccacagagcccagatcatcaatgatcttattgaactcctccaactgctctatgatagatttttcaccagaaaaactataggcatagagcctcttcttgagatacagccggttagccaaagattttgccaggtaaacttcatctaacctgttcaagatctccaccgcagtcttggcttcttgaacttccctcaagaccttatctccaaggcacagaatcactgcagaatgtgccttgagctgcatctcctccatccttgcctgagctttatcatcaagcattggagcctttcctttctcttctgtatttgcaagaactgcggccaagccttgttgaatcaagaccgccttcatcttcatcttccacaggctataatcattcttgcctgtgaacttttctgcatcaagccttgctgccatctctgaaaccgttttgatcctctgcaaatcagcttcaatatccccttcccacagacggcgccacttgttggcattcaatacgcacaagactttcacacactcaggtgaatcacacctacactcacagttgtatgataactcacaatgcagaagaacacacactcacacttagagtatcgaagatggtaatcttggagagaaaacttgaaaactctttattgattttcactactaactacgtacatggttttgagctatttaaagctctacaatcaagtagcaactgctactaactaactacaagaagaatcaagaaagcaagaagaataactgctacatctcggctaactaactgctgcaccaacggctagtttctctaggccgaacttccttctcggttcaagaccgaactgttgcttcttctttttcggctcaagacgaactctattcttgactcaagaccgaactttcttttcggctcacaaccgagcactctcttcggctcacaaccgagctcccttctcggttcacaaaccgaactcctttctcggtacacaaaccgaactcctttgcttctcggctcaagaccaactgtcttctcggctcaaagccgaactcaaagccgagctcaaagccgagcttccttcttcttctcttcttcttccaactgaaatgagcactccattattacataAAAAGGTAAGTTTTCAACAAATTCTTTATTACTTGTTTTCCTTCTTtcatactactaataatatggatccagcattccactaacattacgTCTCTCTTAtttgtttttcttctctcttactaataatatggacttcGCATTCTACTAACCACTACTGCtatcttacttttttccattctttcttactttaccaatttcacattaaaactcgtatcattTATCCATTCTCTCTGGCGTAATCGAGTAAGTTTTTTCCATTATTTTCACCGATAATTTGAAAATTGAGCTGAGCGGTTATTTGCAGTGTAGTCCTAATTTTCCTTTTACTGCGAAATCAAGCAAGTTTTTCCATCATTTCCATCGATAATTTGAAGGTCTAAGTATGAATACTGGATGGAAAATTCGGGCGGCGGCGGAATTTAGCGATTCAGGTTCTTTTAGTCCCAATTTTGAgccctaattttatttttaccaaGTTTTTTCCCTCATTTCCGTCGATAATTTGGAGATCGATCTGAGCGGCTATTTGCAGGTCGAAATATGAATACTGGATCCGAAATtccggcggcggaggcggtTGCTTCATCCTCGCCGCCGTGGATGGAGTTGCCTCTAGATGTGACCGCGAATATACTCCAGAGGCTTGGGGCGGAGGAGAAGCTGTGCAGCGCGCAGCAAGTGTGTGCAACCTGGTGGAACGTTTGCAAGGATCCTGCATTGTGGCGAGTCATCGATTTCTCCAGCACTAAGCAGATCGATTGTGCCGCCAAGTACACTGCCATGTGCCGCCGTGCTGTTGACCGTAGCCGGGGACAGTTAACCGACTTCACCATTCAGTACTTTGGCGACGACAAACTCATGGAATACATCGCTGATCGGTACATTTCTATTGGCATTTCTGTTCATTGTGTGACTGTGTCTTTCCAAAAATTTATAGAGttgtttttttcatattttttctcAGAATTTTGTATCTTTGCTTGAATTTATTGCTTCTGCTTATTCCTTGTTTACTATTTTCCTCAAGTTTATCAGTTTTTCCATATTTTGTCTGGTTGTTCTCTGCCCAAGCCAAGTTTCGCTCTCATATTCGAATTGATTTTAGTCAATCGCATCTAATTTCAATTGAGAAGTTTGGCCACCTCAGATTTTCAACTCGCTTAGCAGAAGTTGGATTAAATTGAAATTATTCGTTAAACATATTTTTAAGTTGCTGTCGGCCGAGGTTCCCCCATTTTGTGCAAGATCTTAGCTTGTTATGCCTACTGTTTCTGCAAAGATTATTCACGTAGTTGGTTTAATTTTCTGCATTATCATAATTCATAGCTGTATGTTTTTGTTGTCGCAAGATCGTAGCCTGTGTTCTGCCTATGTTTCTGCAAGATTCCGCCCCTTGTTAGCTTATGTTTCTGCAAGAtcatacaaattctgtcaaaaaTTTCTTCAGTTATGTTTGGTTGTTAATATAATGCAGTAGACGATAGACAAAATTTGACCCTTTCTCTCGATTTTATATCACATAAGTGAATGTACAAGTAGCATTTATTGGTTTAAGAAGCTTTTTTGATCTTGCTCTATGTAACCACAGGTCTAATCTTTTTGATGTTTAACAGATCACCAAATCTCAAATGCCTTAAACT
This window of the Salvia splendens isolate huo1 unplaced genomic scaffold, SspV2 ctg871, whole genome shotgun sequence genome carries:
- the LOC121791670 gene encoding vesicle-associated membrane protein 721-like, encoding MGQNSRKTLIYALVARGTPPVVLAEYTEFSGNFNSIAYQCLQKLPASNNKFTYNCDNHTFNYLVHDGFTYCVVAEESAGRQLPMAFLERIKDDFVAKYGGGKAATAPANGLNKEFGPKLKEQMLYCSEHPEEISKFAKVKAQVSEVKGVMMENIEKVLDRGEKIELLVDKTENLHHQAQDFRTTGTQIRRKMWLQNMKIKLIVLAIIVALILIIVLSVCN